The DNA segment AAATCGGCGAATCGGTAATCGAAAATCGACTCCGGCCGGCGCCCGAACTGCAAACGCGGCGGCGGCAAAGGTTGGCGACTCAACTGCAACTCGACTTGGGCAAAATGGTTGCGGTAAACGTGCACATCGCCGAACGACATGATCAATTCGCCGACTTCGAAGCCACATTGCTGGGCCAACATGTGCGTAAATAACGCCACACTGGCTTGGTTGTACGGCACGCCCAAAAAACAGTCGGCACTGCGTTGGGTCATCATGCAGGACAATTTACCGTTCGCCACGTAAAACTGGTACAGCACGTGGCACGGCGGCAATGCCATTCTGCCGGCCGCCGCATTTTCACGCGGCCCGATCGATTCGTCCGGCAGAAAACCCACGTTCCAGGCGCTGACCAGGTGCCGGCGCGAGTCGGGTTTGCGCTTCAAGCCATCAACCAGAATCTCGATCTGATCAAAACGCCTTCCATCCGGCCCCAACCAGTTGCGCCACTGCGCGCCGTAAACCGGGCCCAGCTCGCCATCCGGCGTTGCCCATTCGTCCCAGATCGTGACGCCGTGGTCGTTCAGGTATTTGATATTGGTGTCGCCGCGCAAAAACCAGAGCAACTCGTAAGCTATCGACTTGAAGTGCAGTTTTTTGGTGGTTAACAACGGAAACCCATCGGCCAGGTTGTAACGGATTTGCCGGCCGAAAACCGAACGGGTACCGGTGCCGGTACGGTCGCTTTTATCGACGCCGTTGGCCATGATATCGGCCAGAAGCTCTAAATATGGTTGCATAGCAAGTTAAGCGGACAAATTGCCTCAGTATAACGGGGACGGGGGATAACGCGTAAACGGTTATGCACGTACCGGCAGCCCTTGGCTATAAATATTGCAACCAACGCCACTGCGGCCGCGCCGCTTTGAACGCCTCGAACCAACGGCAAACCGGATACAGCATCATCAACACCAGCAGCCAGACACCGTAAACGCCGGGCAGTCCGAAGCCGTAATAGGCCGGCCAATCTTTTTGCCAGATACCGCCGCCGACCACGACCGCCACCGGTCCGCCGCTAACCAAGGCCACCAGCACCGCCAAACCGTGGATTGCATGGAGATGGATCAGATAATAAAACAACGGCGTTCTGCCGAACACCTGCAGCACCGCTATCGGCCGGGACGCAAGCGCCAGAAACATCAATGCCGGCCCCAGCGTCATCAATAGATACAACAAGGAAGGCGGATATTTGTGGCAGTTTAAAAACGACAACAACGTAAATACCGGATCGGGGTAAGCTTGCCACGGCTGCGGATCGCCGTATGAATTGCTGTAGCGCAACAATATGAAGGCAGCAAACAAGCCGCCGCCCAAGCACGCCAGCCGCCGCGGTTTGCGCCATTGCTCTGCATCCAACAAATGGCCGAAACCGTAGCCCAAGGCCATCACGCCGATCCACGGAATCAGGGGGTAGTAAGGATTCAACACAAACCCGCCGCCGAAATCGATGTCATCGCCGGTATGTAACACCGACCACCAGGGCCCGAACCACCCCATCTCGGCCGGTTTCAAGCCGTCAAACACGTTATGGCCGACAACCATCAAGCCGCCGATGGCGACCACCCAACCCAGCGGCAATTTGACCAGCACCGCCAAAACCATCATCGACCAACCCAGCGCCCACAACACGCCGGCGTCGACGTGGCGCAAATCGGCACGAAAATTCCAGGCCCAAGCTTCAACCGTAACCACCAGCAGCAGCAATAACAAACCGCGCTTGGCCAGAAAGCCGCTGACCGGTGCGGCCGGCCCACGTTTAGCCGCCCACAACCAGGCGCTGGTACCGGCCAGAAACACGA comes from the Methylomonas sp. EFPC3 genome and includes:
- a CDS encoding thymidylate synthase, whose amino-acid sequence is MQPYLELLADIMANGVDKSDRTGTGTRSVFGRQIRYNLADGFPLLTTKKLHFKSIAYELLWFLRGDTNIKYLNDHGVTIWDEWATPDGELGPVYGAQWRNWLGPDGRRFDQIEILVDGLKRKPDSRRHLVSAWNVGFLPDESIGPRENAAAGRMALPPCHVLYQFYVANGKLSCMMTQRSADCFLGVPYNQASVALFTHMLAQQCGFEVGELIMSFGDVHVYRNHFAQVELQLSRQPLPPPRLQFGRRPESIFDYRFADFQLLDYQAHPHIAGAVSV
- a CDS encoding heparan-alpha-glucosaminide N-acetyltransferase domain-containing protein codes for the protein MVRRIACLDNLRGLVMILMTLDHTRDFFSISHFDPTDLQKTSAALFMTRWITHFCAAVFVFLAGTSAWLWAAKRGPAAPVSGFLAKRGLLLLLLVVTVEAWAWNFRADLRHVDAGVLWALGWSMMVLAVLVKLPLGWVVAIGGLMVVGHNVFDGLKPAEMGWFGPWWSVLHTGDDIDFGGGFVLNPYYPLIPWIGVMALGYGFGHLLDAEQWRKPRRLACLGGGLFAAFILLRYSNSYGDPQPWQAYPDPVFTLLSFLNCHKYPPSLLYLLMTLGPALMFLALASRPIAVLQVFGRTPLFYYLIHLHAIHGLAVLVALVSGGPVAVVVGGGIWQKDWPAYYGFGLPGVYGVWLLVLMMLYPVCRWFEAFKAARPQWRWLQYL